AATATTggaacaaataaaattgtgttaattaaacaatgaaaattcaaagttcaatgaaaaatagattGATTCAATAGTAAAGCCACAAACCACTGGAGTATGAATGAAATGGAAACCTGAAAACCAGATGAACAACAGCCGCTGGCAACAATGTGCGAagacagtgaaaataaatgaaataaatcagacggagagaaaaaaaaatcgagattcCACCGAGGGGATTACGAAGTGCGGAGAGGAATGAGTGAAATGAAATTAGCGTGAAGTTTAAAGGTTTCGGATGAAGATGATAAAGTGAAAGGGAAGGCTTTTTCGGTCTtcgtgtatgtgtgtgtgtgtggccGAAGTAAGTCCGCGGGAATTCATTCTGCGGAGTTTGCTGTGTTCTGATGTTCATCCGTTGCCCAGAGATGTAATTAAGGGGCTCCGACGAACGGCCAACGAAACATAAGGTCGgcaacaattaaaataatagtCTCTCGTCGTATTGTGGCTCTATCCCGCCAACCACTTGAGGTAACTAAAATACTGTTAGCAAATGCTGAATCTGATGGGGTAGTTTTGAATTCCAATGGGAGGACAGTGCGGCCCTAACATGGAAAAACAAATGGTTCTTTGCATGACCTTGTGGTTGACCCCTTCGTCAAAACGCAAATACagtttataaattaataactaatcgattacttgaaaaatttccaaatgaaatgagtttaaaattcaaattaccCGCCTCAGATGACTAAACCAATGACGAACAATCATAACAGACTCTCGATGTATCAATAGCATTGATATCCATTCATTTTATACTAGGACAACCTCCCTCCCAAAAATACCTGCCCCAGATTACAATCTCGACCTTCTCGACCTCGCAATACGGCGTCAACCTGTCAATAATAATCACCACCACAATTTGCGTTAAAAATCTCTTCTCCCTTCCCATGCATGACAATTATTATCGATCGTTGAAGCTTCAACTCACTTTTTGTTTaactcccccctccctcccgctCCGCAACCCTCGACAATTCACCTCATGAGCGTAAGAGAGTTTAAAAAATACCGCACACGCACAATATCACTAAATTACACTCGCGAAAATGCTCCCCGCACGAGACCTCCATTTACACTTAAAGTCTCTCTCGACCCTTTTGCGTTAAAACCATTTGCCTGTTATTTATGGTGCATAATTCAAAACGTGCGCGCTTTCATACCAACGGGTTTTACTAGCATTACAATGGACGAGTTAGGGTGAAGTGGgagggatgaaaattttttttttttcgaaagttGGGGATAAATCACGGTGGACGAATCGACGCCCCTGAGTGTATTAGAGTAATTCGTACCTAATAGTGAGTCATCAGCGACATTCAGCTGAGAAGTTATGGGGGAGGGTGGGTAGGGGGAGGAGAGGGGGAGATAGATTTTGATAAATGCCGGTCTCAACCCGTTATTAAGTCGTAGagatatttcatgaatttcgGGGAGACCATTTAGAATATTTGATTCTAGGGAATTGGGAGGATTTATTTGTAGGGCTGGAGGGCTCGTCTTGAGGTCGTGGAGTGGTGAAAAATGATTTCTGGGGTTTAACGATAAAATTTTGTAGCCTTAAACAATTGGTAGTGCTGAAAAAATTCGTGGATACTTGAGGGTTACAATCTAGTGAatggaattgaataaattgttaaaatagTTTATTCATTTGTCCTCTTTTTGTTACGTTACATTATTAAATTCCATTGtaggaagaaattttttaaaaatatgtattttGTTGCGTAATATGCAGCGACTGGAAGATTGCACATTTATTGTTTCCTGAGGATCAAGAAAAAAGGATCCACAATATTGGTAAAACTTGACCTAATAACTTATGGACCCATTGAAGATTccgttaaatttttaattaattaaaaattcaggagaaCCACATCTTCAATATTCATTTGATCATTGAAAAGTCACTGGATTCATTGCAAATTCACATGTGTTGATGAATTCTTGCTGTTCTGctgctaaaaaaattgaaagtttgTTGACTGTTCAGTCAGTCAATAAGTGTTACCATTTCTTTCACTTAATTCCACTTTGTTTTCAACAGTCTGCCATtgacttttcaattttaatgcaGTTATTGTTTGAAAGACTTCTCGGAGTTCTTAAGGTTGTTGAAGTACGGCAAGACCTTAGCCTGATTATATTGAGAATACTCGTCGCCCTCGTAGACCGCAGCTGGTGCTGGAGAACGACGATTTCTTTTCCGATACAAGGATACAATCATGAAGGCAGTACAAATTAGCGTAGTGATCAGAAGAACAATGGCCACTACATGAAGCGCTGTATTTCCAACGGATGCCGATTCAGCTATCTCAGTGGTCAAGTTGATGCTGCTGAAAACCTCCTGGTCTGAGGCTGTCGTCAGACGAGCGAAGCACATCCAGGTCCCAAGATCATCATCAGAGACAGCTATTAACACAAAACCACTCAGTTTAAGGCCTGTCTCACAGAGTCGTTTCGTCGTCAAATGGATTTTACTAATTAGaggcaaaataattttttgattttgatgAAACCCAATGTCTGATGTGTGAGCATCTTAAGTCCTTGTCGGAAATTCGGTTTCATCATAATTCAAGAATTATTTTGTCTGCAATTAGAAAAGTCAGTTAGGTCAGGTGGCTGTATTATCgcaaattaattgatgaaaataattatagaaGACAATGATGCCATTTCCAGAAGTGAAAACCTGAATTTTAATAAAGTTACTGGGTTTTCCCAGTAACtttattaaaattcaagtTCGGCGAACTGAcgttttttgaattattttcaagattTGTGCATTCGGTTTTCAAAAAGAAATCGATAATATTCAACAAATCAGCGAAATTTAATACTAGAATTAATGCCAGTCTCATTGTTATTACCATTGACCCTCAATGTACAGGTGGTGTTATCATATTGTGATACATAACGTGACAAAGTATCACGATTAATTCCGTCTCCATTTGGACGGACCCATCGGCAGTAATCGATCGTTGCTTCGCTCGATGGTAAAGTACGGCAACTGAGGACTGTTGGTTTTCCCGGATGAACGGAAATACTCTCAGACCTTGGAATGAGCGCCGattctaaattaaaaaatccagaacAATCAGAAGGGACTTGACAAGGATGAAGTATTAATGAGAAACGTTTACATCGAGGACTCTCTCCTAAATGTTTTACCGAATCATTTAAGTAACCATCGAAGTTTACAGTAAGAGACTCATTAAGATTAACAGCGTGTGTAATTACGGGATCAACGGTTGACTGCTCAGCTATTTGATTCAATAATTCAGTACGACTATATTGGTTTCGCAATTAAGCACGAAACACTCGAACAAATTTAGAGTCAAATTCACTGGATCAGACGCTGATGTCAGATGAATTGCTCAGCGCAATTAATGATGACGATTCAATGCGAAGAATTGGAACGGATGGAAACAAAGGAAGATAAACAAGTGGAAATTGCTCTTGTATTGCATATATTCCAGTTAGTTGTGCTAATACATTAGCAGCTTCATTTCAAATTCCTATTTAACGCATCAGTTCCTTCTGTCACATTGATTcacattattcattaattatctgaTTTTATTAGCGTCAACTACTTTTATTTGCAACCCAGTCTTTTAAAATTTCCGTCTCATTAGTGAAATATTATTAGTCTTATTATTCATCTTCTTAAATAGCACTGAGCGTGTTTTTTATCATTCTATATCTTCTCAGCTCTTCTAGAGTTGCTAGAAAAATATCAGTTATATGttcatatgaaaataaataaataattatggtCATAAAAATCGAATCAGCAAAGAGAGCTATCATAATCTTTTTTTAACTTCAATTTAGTAGCGACAAGTGAACAGCTCAAGATATCAATATATTCATTCTTTGGGTTTTTAAGAAATGGAAGGTTTTCCTCCATTTTGAGATACAGCAACGTGATGACTGTCACTGACCTTCGGTAAAAtctttccagaaaaattaaattcaccctGAGGGTAATATATGAAGATATCGCAAAGATATATAATcgtcattaattttcagttaaaTTGACATAATTAATGCTAGCCTTCATCATAGTACTgatctaaaaaaatatcgcaaCAAACTTTTCAATCCATTATTCCATCGAGAACATTTCTGTTATCAAAAACGATTGTTGAAGAGCTCCCAGAGTATGAAAATTGGATAATTGAGTTAAATGTCTATCAATGGTGATTATTAAAGCTCCATAAGGTCCACATTTGAGGAACCTACGGATACGCTctgacaattaaattttcagatCTTTTGGATCACAATGGATTgatgaagcaaaaaaaaattaaaaatttgattgCGACCTTTTACAATGTTCCATCCGGAAGTAAAACAAGACTCCTGGAAGATTTATGCAGGAAAACACTCGTTATTGGAAAACTGGATTGAGCTGTTCCGATTTTATCGTTAAATTGGCTCATTCGTCATACGGAAGTTGTGCATACAAACCAGTGACCGTAACCGGAACTATCGACTTTACTTCCGCAGCACCAATAACACCCATCTGACAGCGCCAATCGCCATTGTCCATGTCGTCAGCATTTTCCACCAATGCACCACAAACACCCATCGACAAACCTTCACCATTGTAACTTAAAAGATTTTTACCACTTCCGTTTTTAGTCACTGAGTACATGGTGCCATTGGGACTTCGCAACCAGCAGAAGTTCAATGGGGCGTTGGTACTGCAACGAATCTGGATGGAAAAGAGTTGTAATCGATTTATCGATCATAATAGTTAAATGTGAATTGTAGTGTTTCATGACATTCGAACGATAGTTACCGTGAATGGATCACCACGTTTCACATAAACAGCAGGCGACGAAACTATATCACCGGTGAGAGCCTTTTGTTTAGGATTTGGAACGTCGATGAGGCCATGAATGGTTTCATCCTTCAATTTTGTCATTGCATTTTCGGGTTTCTTTCTCATGGAACATTTCCATACTCCGTAGTCGTTAAATGATGGCTCACGAATCACAAGACCACATTCTGCTCTTTTTGGTAATGCGTCATAACGAGTGGAGAAGAAGCCACTTCCATAATATTCATATCTAAGGAtcatcaattttataattaatgtaatTAGCATTGAGATCCACTAGTTATTAAAATACTGCATTATATGCTGAGCGATGAAGACATCTTTTCAGGATGTGAGCTTGCGCTGCAAGCACAGGACCTGAAGTAATGCCATTTTCTTATAAATCAGGAAGattaaattgattattgaatagattttttatatcTGAGGACTTTTAATGGATTGCGTGACTAAACTGTAGGTTCAATCGTTGATGCTGAGGGCTCTAGAGAGAAACCTTATGATTCGGTTCAAATCTGTCGTATATTgtgaaaagttattgttgaCGACCTCAAGGGAATCGCATGCAATAAGCTATGGCGCCAAATTAAGACACTTACTGGCCATCTCCCATTGCACCTTGAAGGGAGAAAATGGTTCCATTTGGTGACTGGAATATGCAGTTTCTAAGAGACTCGACTCCAGTTCTGCATAACATATTGATTCGGTTTCCATCAGTGGTTACAGACACCTCGACAGATTCAGGATCTAAATCGTCAGAACATTGATTGATTTATCtccttattttttatctcagacaatCTTGGTATCTTACCCCATACTTCAACGATGTAGTCTACTTCAAGAAGCTTCATGCTGTGATAAACTCCATATCGTCCTTTCCAAATACCAGCATGTTTGTCGGTCACATTCAGTTCATATTTACACTGCTTATCTGTCAATGGAATGACAACACCGTCCGGCCTGACGATGTCACAATAAGTTATTGGATGCAAATGAGGACTTAGGTGCAGCGATTCTGAGGCACCGCGTTTCCAAAATAGATGATGCTGCTGCGAAATCAAgtcataattaaaattagaaGGATGTGAATAGTACGTGATTGCATGATATACTTACGGTCTCCCGAAATTCGTCATCTGTGGCATCTTCGATTGAAAAAGAGCCAACAATTTCCTGAGAGTCCCCTCTTGACTGGGTTAGAGTCCACGAACCTTCGCGTTGTTTATTGTAACGCATTCTCACACCACAAGTTTTGTAGAGCTCAATGCCATCACTGGAATTCGCTTTCGTTCCAGAAAGCTCAATCACCTCGTCCTGCGTAAGAGAATTGATTGGTGATTACTTATTTTCATAGAATCTCCATCATATGTTCATCCGCATGCACGTGCACCCAATAATTGGTAGTTAtccaaatataattttgggcTTTTTGGGCAGAATGCTGAAACCAATGATGCAAATAAGCAGCAGAGAACATTTCAACTTCacttccaaaaataaaaatacctgATTATTTTGGATCCTACAAGATGTTGGGTCCTCGAATGTCTTGGGAAGGTAGAATGTGACATAACCGGAGTTTATGGAGACCCTTGAAGCTGGCTGTAGAGCGACTCTCTGCAAAATTCAATGGTCTAGAAGTATTGGAAGTAGAAAGAAGAAGTAGAAAGACTTATTCCTTTTGACGTACCTCAACAGCAGTGATCTCGTAAATATTAGAATGTGGAACTAATGTCTCAGAGATATCATCAGTATATCCTATTTCTGATTCTGGATAATAACCTGTCAATGTCCAGTTGCCAGCATGCTCCCAGTTGATGCCGATCAGCTGGAATCTGCAACGGGATGTTCCTTCAAATCTTGCATGTGTCAAATTTATCTTTGGATGAATCTCGTATAGAATATTATTGTGCAGTACGGTGCATCTTCGGGCGTATCCATATGTATTCAAGGACAAGGTTACATCTGTTCCAATATGACCATCAATCTTTTCCACTTCTATCGTTGGAGATGTTACTGGTTGCCATACGAAAGTTGACTTTGTTGTTCCTGTAGAGCTCAATGTCGTCGTTGGTGCAGTTGTCAATTTTATTGTCGATGTACTAATGGTTTCCGTTGAAGGTACTGTTGGATGTTCAGCAGGGGATATTTTTTCAGCTGAAGATTGATCAGGTTCCTGGAGAAATATACAATCTTAATGACAAAATCAATGAGTGCTGATCAGTGTCTTCACGATTTCAGAAGCACAATCACTCACTTCGAGCTCCACCACTTTCAGATAATATTCGGTCACATTATGAGTGCCCGATGGATACTCTTGACCTGAGTCATACGTCCAGAGTTCCCACTTGCCATCATCTTGAATTCCAATATCGGTCAGCTGGAATGAGCAATTATTGCCTTCGAGATGGCGTATCCGCGGTTGTTGTGATTCTGGGTGAAGATTGTAAACTGCGTAATCGTGTTTGACACGACACTGAGTGATATTCGTCGTGGTAAAGTCATCCAGGAATGTAAAGACACCTCCAACTTTCACTTCTGAAATATTTGTTAGTTCCATGAACTGATGCACTTAATCGTTTCGAGCATGTTCAGCAGACAAAGGACGTTGGGAAAAACTCAACGTCTTCATAATGTCAAAGTGATCAAACCTCGTTCAATGAATGAATGGTCAATTGAATTGTCCATGGAACAAGGGGTGGAGAGGGGGTAAAGGTGAATGGAGGGAAAGAGGATAACACTTCACTCGGGGGCAATGAAAAACTTGAACAAGCGACGGGCGTGTATCTTCCTATGGTGGACATCGACGACGTTTCGAATGGTGAAtgggaggggaggggaatgTATGGATGAAAAGCCGGAAAGGGTTGCACAGGGTTCTTCCGTTCTGGTTTTCATCGGGAATGGGTAAAAATAGGAGGGATGAATTCACCCCACGAGAACAATGGAGTTACACGGAAAGGAATGGCGTtcaatgtttgaaaaataaaaaggaaaaaaaaagaatgatatATCTATTGACTTTCTCTCACCTCCTTTTTTAGCAAACACACGGAATTCTGTTTGAATTGCCAGTAATAGGCTGAGGAGAATTGACCACCTCATGTTGTCGTAGTTTTTGGAACTCTAATACGTTTCCACAGAGAACAAATTCTTTTATATGATGATAACGTATCAGTGTATTTACTATTGGGACATTATACATTATCAATGGGATCCATAATCTCGATTTCAGAgattaaaaatacattcaGATTGAGGTCCGTTAGCTATATTATCTACTCcattatgaaaatttagaTCCAGAGGATAGAAAGTTGGGTTCGGTAAATATGAgaatagttttttattttgtaaatattgaagACAAAGCAATTCATGGATTTTATGTCATAAGTGCCGCCAATGTGACAAGTCATGCAAATTTAGTTAAATGAATTATTAGCAAAATAGCtgtatatataattattatttagcaGAACTCATTAAATTGTCTAGATACATTATTATGCCGTGAAGTTGAACTCAGCCGACGATGTTAAGACTGTGGAGCATGTTGCAATGATGCAAAAGATACAACTCAGCTTAATATTCTGCATTCATTCATCAACGAATTGTGTTGGTTATGGAAGCATGAAAGGCGGCTGAATGTCgtgaaacagaaaaaaaacgtcacATTTATGTACGTTTGATAAGATATACAATGGGAGTATTAAACTGTTCTTATCAAGTACGTGCCATCAGTTCACGCTCTACCGTCCACTCGAATAATTACTtgtagataaaaaatatcttttctcTCGCAAGGGCATCGCCGGAATTGAATCGTCATATTTTGGGATGCCATGAAAGCTGTACTTATAAATCAATGCAAAAccgatttttttgaatttcacatAATATACATTGCATCTTTTACATaagatatattttataaaatattaattgaatatgATCCTCACGATtttcttattcattttttattttattttgtagcAATTCCCCTCCAATAATCGATCCTTTAAATCtaatgaaaatgtaaattcaaaaatctcttctttacaaaaagaaataaataattttttttctttatttcccAGGAAATGTTTTCTTGGTGACAAATGCACTATAACAAAAGCATGAGTAACACAAAAAACTCACaaagaatatttattcaagtgaaacaaaaattgacaaacaaCAGAAATTCCTCAGGATCAGAAATAACCGCAGTTGCCTTATCATTCATCCATGAACTTCCGAAACAGCTCCCCCTTCGACTGATGGAATCGACTGATGGGCTCGAAACATAGAATATAGAAATGACTGGAAATCCACTTGGTGACATGAAATTACCAGAATTCTCAGTGGATTTGTCCACACATCCCATTTTGTGCGAATCGAAGCGGTGGGTACAAAGTCCAGAATGAAAATCCATGAAAATCGACATAGGGATGAtacatttcccatgacgacATTTTCGCTCAATGGATAAAGTCCATTTGCTGTGTCCCTTGCGTCATCAGCCAATCCCATTTGAGATTAGACACTGGCGTGAATTGTATTACCTCTTGCGAGGCTGCGGCATTCGCATCAAAGGCAAATTTCAACGGTCGGGGGTGGATGTGGTACGGGTAGACAGGGGGTGAGGGATGGAGACGAGAGGGGTTGTGAATGCATACACCCGTAATTAATATGCCTGATGGGGGTTTCCAAGTCGGATAGTCGATTACCATAATCTTATTGCGGGAGAGTATCCCTCTTGCGTATATCTGTCTGTGTCCAATGGGAGATTCATGAATGCATTGATGGTGTCTGCATGACACAGTGATATCAATTAGGCTTGGGCTCTGGTGCAGCATCTGACTGTTATTAAATCGATCACATGGAGGGAgtagcaattttttaaattccgcTTGGTCAGTTACGAAATATTAAGTccgcacggagagaaatactGTCTAGGGGGTGTAATACCTTTATTTTGTATGTTATCAGTGAGATGTTGAACGTAAAGGGTGAGAAAGTGAAGGAGaccttggaaaattccatccTTCAACCCCCGGATGTGCCTCGGGGCCTTATGGTGACTGAACCATTCAAAATGGCGTCCACCCTCCCAAGGATCTTCATAAAAGGTCCTGAAAATATACTGAATTTTGGGTGTTCCGTTGGGGAGTGTTAGGGCTGTTATTGTAGTTATGGAAATCAAATCATTCAAAgtggtacctcgctgagtcttGAATTCCATTAGATGTTTTTGATAATAACAAATGTTTTGTGGATTTGGAGAATGAGGCCCATTGAGGGGTGTTTTTCACTGCTGTGAGGGCCTCGTGAATATTAATGTTCTACTGGAAATTGCAATGAGTTTTTAAATGTCCATCTCAATGTTCCATCTCAATATGAAAACGTGACATATATAACTCGTTTATCATCAAGAGATCCTGATGTTGATcaatgaattgaattaaatgatTAACAAGGGGAATCGTTGTAAATGACACAATTTTAAAAGCAATTTCGAGGAGTTTATCAATTTATAAACAAGTGATgaacattttttcctcaaaagaAACAAATGCCAGTAAATGcgataaaatcaaaaattaatttcctctGTTTCACAATTTGCATTTCTCTCCGAATCGCTCCGTTATTGTGTGATGAATTCCGTAATGCAAATGACAACAGATAATTCtattaatgataaattcaaAGGTAGCAGGAATATTGGAAAATAATGAGCAATTTGTCGATCGTAAAAACTCATCATTTTCCACGTTCCCAAGTTCATCCTTTGACAATtccgaataaaattttccacatcACTGACTCATAATGGCACATACTCATCTGCTTAATTCCCTTTGCAATTATTTTGGAGAATTTAAAGTGGTATTGAATTTCCAATCGCcggaagagggaaaaaaacaatttggcGATTCATCATGTAATCGGATTGCAAGTATCATTAATATCATCACATTATTGTTATAATTTCTCCGATGAAATTATCCAAAGGGCAATTT
This genomic stretch from Diachasmimorpha longicaudata isolate KC_UGA_2023 chromosome 6, iyDiaLong2, whole genome shotgun sequence harbors:
- the LOC135163290 gene encoding uncharacterized protein LOC135163290 isoform X2, encoding MRWSILLSLLLAIQTEFRVFAKKGEVKVGGVFTFLDDFTTTNITQCRVKHDYAVYNLHPESQQPRIRHLEGNNCSFQLTDIGIQDDGKWELWTYDSGQEYPSGTHNVTEYYLKVVELEEPDQSSAEKISPAEHPTVPSTETISTSTIKLTTAPTTTLSSTGTTKSTFVWQPVTSPTIEVEKIDGHIGTDVTLSLNTYGYARRCTVLHNNILYEIHPKINLTHARFEGTSRCRFQLIGINWEHAGNWTLTGYYPESEIGYTDDISETLVPHSNIYEITAVERVALQPASRVSINSGYVTFYLPKTFEDPTSCRIQNNQDEVIELSGTKANSSDGIELYKTCGVRMRYNKQREGSWTLTQSRGDSQEIVGSFSIEDATDDEFRETQHHLFWKRGASESLHLSPHLHPITYCDIVRPDGVVIPLTDKQCKYELNVTDKHAGIWKGRYGVYHSMKLLEVDYIVEVWDPESVEVSVTTDGNRINMLCRTGVESLRNCIFQSPNGTIFSLQGAMGDGQYEYYGSGFFSTRYDALPKRAECGLVIREPSFNDYGVWKCSMRKKPENAMTKLKDETIHGLIDVPNPKQKALTGDIVSSPAVYVKRGDPFTIRCSTNAPLNFCWLRSPNGTMYSVTKNGSGKNLLSYNGEGLSMGVCGALVENADDMDNGDWRCQMGVIGAAEVKSIVPVTVTESALIPRSESISVHPGKPTVLSCRTLPSSEATIDYCRWVRPNGDGINRDTLSRYVSQYDNTTCTLRVNAVSDDDLGTWMCFARLTTASDQEVFSSINLTTEIAESASVGNTALHVVAIVLLITTLICTAFMIVSLYRKRNRRSPAPAAVYEGDEYSQYNQAKVLPYFNNLKNSEKSFKQ
- the LOC135163290 gene encoding uncharacterized protein LOC135163290 isoform X1 encodes the protein MSDRSGSGGLMIGSLNINIHEALTAVKNTPQWASFSKSTKHLLLSKTSNGIQDSARTFYEDPWEGGRHFEWFSHHKAPRHIRGLKDGIFQGLLHFLTLYVQHLTDNIQNKEVKVGGVFTFLDDFTTTNITQCRVKHDYAVYNLHPESQQPRIRHLEGNNCSFQLTDIGIQDDGKWELWTYDSGQEYPSGTHNVTEYYLKVVELEEPDQSSAEKISPAEHPTVPSTETISTSTIKLTTAPTTTLSSTGTTKSTFVWQPVTSPTIEVEKIDGHIGTDVTLSLNTYGYARRCTVLHNNILYEIHPKINLTHARFEGTSRCRFQLIGINWEHAGNWTLTGYYPESEIGYTDDISETLVPHSNIYEITAVERVALQPASRVSINSGYVTFYLPKTFEDPTSCRIQNNQDEVIELSGTKANSSDGIELYKTCGVRMRYNKQREGSWTLTQSRGDSQEIVGSFSIEDATDDEFRETQHHLFWKRGASESLHLSPHLHPITYCDIVRPDGVVIPLTDKQCKYELNVTDKHAGIWKGRYGVYHSMKLLEVDYIVEVWDPESVEVSVTTDGNRINMLCRTGVESLRNCIFQSPNGTIFSLQGAMGDGQYEYYGSGFFSTRYDALPKRAECGLVIREPSFNDYGVWKCSMRKKPENAMTKLKDETIHGLIDVPNPKQKALTGDIVSSPAVYVKRGDPFTIRCSTNAPLNFCWLRSPNGTMYSVTKNGSGKNLLSYNGEGLSMGVCGALVENADDMDNGDWRCQMGVIGAAEVKSIVPVTVTESALIPRSESISVHPGKPTVLSCRTLPSSEATIDYCRWVRPNGDGINRDTLSRYVSQYDNTTCTLRVNAVSDDDLGTWMCFARLTTASDQEVFSSINLTTEIAESASVGNTALHVVAIVLLITTLICTAFMIVSLYRKRNRRSPAPAAVYEGDEYSQYNQAKVLPYFNNLKNSEKSFKQ